The candidate division TA06 bacterium DNA segment GCAGATTTCTCGCTTCGAAGTAAGCGGACATAGAGAGGTAGAGATATGAAGAATACAGCTCTGCGTTGAGCTGCTTACTCAAAGCCTCCTGTATCTTTTTCGCGAGCATGTTTCTAACTCCTCCACAGTCCATGCAGATTGCAGTATTCCCGGGCAGTCACCTTGTCTGCCTTGATGTTGAAAACTGCTTCAGGGGCGTCGCCCGGCTTCAGGAAGTGCCGATACGCATCTCCATCAGCGATCACTTCTATCCACTCGATATAGTGCTTATCCTCCATTGGATGAGGTACGCTGCCCACCTTCACCTTGAACCCACCATCAACCTTCTCCACCACAGGAACATGCTTTTCCTTCGCAGCATCAACTGCGTTCTCTTCATAAAGCTTCATTGGCTGGTTGCAGCAAACTAGCTCACCCACACCTTCGTGCAAGACTTCCACGATGTTCCCGCAGATCTCACACTTGTAGATTTCCAGCCTCTTTGCCATCTTTCACTCCTTTTCTTTGAGGTTAATACAATCAACCTCACTCAGTGAAACTCATTATCGTCTGGGTTCACATTCATTACAACCCAAATCTTTCTCGCGCCTCCTGGTCCGCGTTTCATTCTTGGTACTCTGCAAGTTGTCCTTCGTACATTGCCTTCAGGGTCCCACGTGAAACAACGGCCATTCGACATCGTAATCCTCAAACCTCTCGGCATTCTCTCTTTCGACTTCAAGAAGCTTGTAGTGCCCCATCTCCATAGTCGCAATATAGAGAATAGACTTCTTAAGCTGATCATTGCCTGACAGTCTCTCCGCCAATCCGGTGTAGAACTCGTGCGCAGCCTTTTCTGCCTGCATGGCACTCCAGAAGACTTCACTAATGGCCACACTTTCGTCAGGGATTTTCAACTCAGGCAACGGTACTGGACTCTTTTTGGGTAGAACGAGCTTCTTTCCTGGAAACTTGTCCCTGAACGTGTTCTCAAAGAAGGTCCTGTGTTTCTCTTCTTCTTTGGATAAGAATTCCAACCTGTCCTTCAGAAGGAAGTTCTTCACTCTGCTGGCAAGCTTGGCATAGAAGTCCTTGCTTTCGATCTCACTTCTCATGGCAGTGAGAAGCAGTTCTTCCTCACTGAATCTGCTTAGGTCCATATCTTATCGGCTCCTCTTCGGTTACCAGTTCTCACACAGCAGTTCAAAGTACGCTCGAGGATGCGCACAGGCAGGACACTCCTCAGGCGGCTCCGTCCCTTCGTGAATATATCCACAGTTCAAGCACCGCCACACGACCGACTGGTCCTTCTTGAACACCTTGTTTGCCTTTACATTCGCAAGAAGTCCAAGATACCTTTTTTCATGCTGCTTTTCGGCTACAGCAATCGATCGAAAGATCTTCGCGATATCCGCGAGGCCTTCTTGCTCAGCGATTTTCGCAAACCCCGGATACATGTCAGTCCACTCATAGTTTTCACCACCGGCGGCAGCTTCAAGGTTTTCTGCTGTCGTTCCAATGACCCCGGCAGGAAACGCAGCCCCGATCTCAACCATCCCTCCCTCAAGCAGCTTGAAAAGCCTCTCCGCATGCTCCTTCTCCTGACTGGCCGTTTCTTCAAAGATGGCTCTGATCTGCTCAAACCCGTCCTTCTTCGCCTTGCTGGCAAAGTAGGTGTAACGGTTTCTCGCCTGTGATTCTCCGGCAAACGCCGTGAGAATGTTCTTTTCAGTCTTCGATCCTTTCAGTTCCACTGCTCTCCTCCTTTCCTGACTCTAATGGCTTCTTCCTCTGAGAGGATCCTCTCCTCTTCCTACATTCTGGACATATGCCAATGTATTCCAGTCGGTACGCGACAATCTCGTAGTCGCTCATCCCTTGGATCGTACTCTCAACTGGAGGCAACTCGTTGACCGACACATCCTCGACACGGCCACAGGAGACCCAGCGCACATGATAGTGATTTTCAGTTGTCCCGTCAAACCGTTTTTCAATGCCCGCCAGTTCCAGTTTCTGTATCAGGCCCGCCTTGGATAGTACGTCCAGATTACGGTAGATAGTCCCCAGGCTTATCCGGGGAATTCGCTCACGGACAGACCTGTAGACCTGAGCAGCGGTCGGGTGGCAGGCACTCCTCTGAAGCTCAGCCAGAATCACCCTGCGCTGGCGCGTCATCCGTAAGCCCTTGTCGTACTTGTGGTTAATCCTTCTCACCTCCTTCCTGCGAATAGTAATTATTACTGGTAACCAGCAATATACTTGAGAACTCTTCTCTGTCAACCCTTTTTCTCAGGAAAATGTGCTCAAAACATGGAAAGACTCACAGAGTCTCAAGGTATTCCAGCAGATGTTCTATCTCCTGCTCAGAGAGGGTGGATTTGAATGAGGGCATGTCCTCGAACGGGTCGATAAGCTGTTTTCTGACGTTTACTGGAGTAGTGGATCTCTCAGTGACGTATGGGACCGGGGTCAGACCTCATATTTTGCGTTTTCACTCATCTGGACAATGGCTTCCTGTTTTCATGATCTCCCGGTTTCGGCACTGCATCATTTCAGGTTTGACCCCAAATCCTACCTCGTAGCTGCAGATTAACACACATTATCACGTGGACCAGATGTTAGATGCAAGATATGAGACATACGACAGCTATCAGCTGTTACGTTCCAAATCCGTTTCAAGGTGTTATTTTCTATCTTCTATTTTCGGCTTTTGGAATCTTGTGTGATCTCTGGTTTCAATAGTTGGACCAATTTCGTAATTCGTGTTATGTGTGTGCAATTTCGTAATTTCGCCGGGGACTGGCAGGGGGATGGGAATTTCGTATTTTCGGGTAGGCGTGCGGTGTGGTGGCAGGGATTTTCGTCTTCATAGTCCTGTTGACACCAATAGCTGATGTGAGTAGGATTAGATGTGTCGAGCACTATCACATGAAAGGGGGTTCTCACATGACTAAGGAAATAACAGCTCAGGACCTCAATCCCGAGCGGTTCATCGATGAAAAGGTCAGAGACATCAAGGCCGCTGTTGGGAAAGGAATGGCCGTCAACGCGCTCTCAGGAGGCGTCGATTCATCCTCAGTTACGATGCTGGGACATCGTGCCCTGGGGAAGCGCCTTAAGACCGTCTTCATCGAAAATGGACTTATGCGCGAGGGAGAGCCCGAAAAGGTTGTCCGCATTTTTGAGAAACTGGGGGTACCGGTTGAGATAGTCGATGCACGACAGGAGTTCTTTACGGCCCTTAAAGGAATCACGGACCCGGAAGAGAAGCGCGAGGCTGTTACCCAGACCTTCTATAAGGATGTATTCGGACGCATCGTCAAGGAAAGCAAGGCAATGTTCCTTCTCCAGGGGACTATCCTGACCGACGTCGATGAGACTGTTGCAGGCGTCAAGCGGCAGCACAACGTCTTCGCCCAGCTCGGGATTGACCCCCAGGACGCCTTTGGCTACAACATAATCGAGCCACTCATTCAGCTTCGTAAGGACGGCGTCAGGAAGGTCGGCAGCGCCCTGGGCCTTTCAGATGATGTGTCCCAGCGCATTCCGTTCCCGGGGCCGGCACTCGCGGCACGCGTGATCGGAGAAGTTACACCCGAGCGCATAGAAACTGTCCGAAAAGCAACCGCAATCGTGGAGGATTTGCTCAAGGGAACTGACGCGTTCCAGTACATGGCAATTCTTCACCAAGACCGGGTAACCGGGATGCGGGAGGGTAAGCGTGATTTTGGTCAGCAGATTGAGGTGCGCTGCTGGGATAGCGTCGATGCGCGGACTGCTACGCCAACCCATCTCTCATTTGAAACCCTTGAGAAACTCGCTCAGGAGATCATACGCGACGTGCCAGGTGTCGTCAGCGTCACATACAACATCGCGCCAAAGCCGCCTTCAACGATCGAAGCGGTCTGATTCCGTGCACTAACCAGAGTCAATTGCACCGGGGACCCCGTGGAACGGGGCAGACAGGTGTGCAAATTTGCCGGTTTGACGCCTCAATACATCCGTATGGTTTTTTCGCCAACGGATTTCTTGCGTCAGACTCTTGTCAGGACGTTATCATCCTTCCTTTATTGCCGCTTTGACTTTTTTCATCATTTCCGGATCGTTCAGTTGTTCATCGGTGTAACCGTGGGCTTCCTTGGCGTGTGTTGAAATATGTACCATCAGATCTTCCTCAGTCTCGGCATGTGCAACGTAGGGGCAGTCAACTCCCACATCTTTACAAGCGAAAGTCTTTGCCATATGTCTCACCTCCTTTCACCGCATTTCGTGCCAATAATATACGAATTCAAATAGTATTGTCAAGGCCCGGGGACAGCCCCCCAATTTTCAGTATAGATGAGTAGGGAGATCCCTATGCCGCTGTTTTGTCCTATATTTTCTATCTTCTATATTCCATTTTCGTGTTCATAGGTATTTGTTCGGCACAGTGCCTTCAGGCATCGGAAATGTCTGAATGTTGAAAATCCTTCGAGTATTCGGAGGGTTGAAAATCCCAGGCTGTGTCGAGGGGTCGTAGATCCTGAGAGAAGTGCATCGCCTTAGAAAGGGGTTGAGACCCGGTAGCGTCGAACGTGTTTTCTCAATCTTAAATCATAAATCGAAAATCTTAAATATGTAGGGCACCGCCCCCAGGTTTCATCCCTTACACAGAAAGGACCAGACGAAGGCCGTCGTCGAGCGCTTGCATCTGGCTCGCACGCAGTCTACCCACTCTCTCGGTGAGATACGACCGGTCAAGAGTAATCAACTGTGACACGTTGATGACCGAGTCCTTGGGAAGTCCGCTCTGACGCCGCGTCAAAGCAACGTTGCCGGGAGCGCGAGCCAGCCGCACATTGGAGGTAATGACTGCCACGATAACCGTCTGAATGCGACTCCTGCTGAACGCATCTGACTGCACTACAGCAACAGGTCGCCTGTAGCCTGGGCCAGAACCTCGCGGAGAAGCCAACGACGCCCACCAGATCTCTCCCTTTTGCACTACCACTCTTCCTCGGGAATGGAGGCGACCTGCAGGCGCTCGAGAA contains these protein-coding regions:
- a CDS encoding DUF1059 domain-containing protein; translated protein: MAKTFACKDVGVDCPYVAHAETEEDLMVHISTHAKEAHGYTDEQLNDPEMMKKVKAAIKEG
- a CDS encoding rubrerythrin family protein translates to MELKGSKTEKNILTAFAGESQARNRYTYFASKAKKDGFEQIRAIFEETASQEKEHAERLFKLLEGGMVEIGAAFPAGVIGTTAENLEAAAGGENYEWTDMYPGFAKIAEQEGLADIAKIFRSIAVAEKQHEKRYLGLLANVKANKVFKKDQSVVWRCLNCGYIHEGTEPPEECPACAHPRAYFELLCENW
- a CDS encoding type II toxin-antitoxin system PemK/MazF family toxin, giving the protein MQKGEIWWASLASPRGSGPGYRRPVAVVQSDAFSRSRIQTVIVAVITSNVRLARAPGNVALTRRQSGLPKDSVINVSQLITLDRSYLTERVGRLRASQMQALDDGLRLVLSV
- a CDS encoding transcriptional repressor produces the protein MTRQRRVILAELQRSACHPTAAQVYRSVRERIPRISLGTIYRNLDVLSKAGLIQKLELAGIEKRFDGTTENHYHVRWVSCGRVEDVSVNELPPVESTIQGMSDYEIVAYRLEYIGICPECRKRRGSSQRKKPLESGKEESSGTERIED
- a CDS encoding ExsB family transcriptional regulator, with translation MTKEITAQDLNPERFIDEKVRDIKAAVGKGMAVNALSGGVDSSSVTMLGHRALGKRLKTVFIENGLMREGEPEKVVRIFEKLGVPVEIVDARQEFFTALKGITDPEEKREAVTQTFYKDVFGRIVKESKAMFLLQGTILTDVDETVAGVKRQHNVFAQLGIDPQDAFGYNIIEPLIQLRKDGVRKVGSALGLSDDVSQRIPFPGPALAARVIGEVTPERIETVRKATAIVEDLLKGTDAFQYMAILHQDRVTGMREGKRDFGQQIEVRCWDSVDARTATPTHLSFETLEKLAQEIIRDVPGVVSVTYNIAPKPPSTIEAV
- a CDS encoding desulfoferrodoxin, producing MAKRLEIYKCEICGNIVEVLHEGVGELVCCNQPMKLYEENAVDAAKEKHVPVVEKVDGGFKVKVGSVPHPMEDKHYIEWIEVIADGDAYRHFLKPGDAPEAVFNIKADKVTAREYCNLHGLWRS
- a CDS encoding Rubrerythrin; this encodes MDLSRFSEEELLLTAMRSEIESKDFYAKLASRVKNFLLKDRLEFLSKEEEKHRTFFENTFRDKFPGKKLVLPKKSPVPLPELKIPDESVAISEVFWSAMQAEKAAHEFYTGLAERLSGNDQLKKSILYIATMEMGHYKLLEVERENAERFEDYDVEWPLFHVGP